In the genome of Monodelphis domestica isolate mMonDom1 chromosome 2, mMonDom1.pri, whole genome shotgun sequence, one region contains:
- the ZNF281 gene encoding zinc finger protein 281 produces MKVGSGFLSSGGGGSGSSSSGGGGGGGGSSSSSGSSSSSSSSGGGGGSSGAGSSRRAEMEPTFPPSMVMFNHRLPPVTSFTRAAVGAAPPPQCVLSSSSSSSSSSSSSSSSSSTSSSSSASNSAAPAAEPPPPPPPAPDMTFKKEPAAPAAAYPPQRNSWGFLQSLVSIKQEKPTDPEEQQHHHHHHHYGGLFAGAEERPPGLGGGEGGSHGVIQDLSLLHQHGQHPPPQHHRDVLLSSSRTDDHHGNEEPKQDTNVKKAKRPKPESQGIKAKRKPSASSKPSLVGDGEGAILSPSQKPHICEHCSAAFRSSYHLRRHVLIHTGERPFQCSQCSMGFIQKYLLQRHEKIHSREKPFGCDQCSMKFIQKYHMERHKRTHSGEKPYKCDTCQQYFSRTDRLLKHRRTCGEAIAKGAASAEPGSSNHNSMGNLTVLSQGNTSSSRRKNKSKSLSIENKEHKTGKGNESQIANNINMQSYSVEIPIVSSSGGIIGAGIDELQKRVPKLVFKKGSRKNTDKNYLNFVSPLPDIVGQKSLSGKPSGSLGIVSNSSVEAISLLQSAGGKQGQISSNYDDAMQFSKKRRYLQTASGNSAFSINVGHMASQQSVIQSAGVSVMDNEAPLSLIDSSSLNTEIKSCHDKSGIPDEVLQSLLDQYSSKSEGQKEDPFNITEQRVDLHPSGEHSDMVQEENLSPGNQTPSNDKANMLQGYSKYIQQAFERSANSTGFAFGPSFQFVSLSSTLHNHTLFPDKQIYTTSPLECGFSQSVTSVLPTTLPKPPFGMLLGSQPGFYLSALEATHQQLTPSQELDDLIDPQKSLETSSSYQSTSQKLTSQKEQKNLESSTSFQIPSQELTSQIDPQKDIEPRTTYQIENFAQAFGSQFKSGSRVPMTFITNSNGEVDHRVRTSVSDFSGYTNMMSDVSEPCSTRVKTPTSQSYR; encoded by the coding sequence ATGAAAGTCGGCAGCGGGTTCCTGAgtagcggcggcggcggcagcggtagcagcagcagcggcggcggcggcggcggcggcggcagcagcagcagcagcggcagcagcagcagtagcagtagcagcggcggcggcggcggcagcagcggcgCCGGCAGCAGTAGGAGGGCGGAGATGGAACCCACTTTCCCCCCGAGTATGGTCATGTTCAACCACCGGCTCCCCCCGGTCACCAGCTTCACCCGGGCGGCGGTGGGGGCCGCCCCTCCCCCGCAGTGCGTGttatcctcctcctcttcttcttcctcctcctcctcctcttcctcctcctcctcctcgacctcctcctcctcctcggccTCCAACTCTGCAGCCCCAGCCGCTGAGCCTCCCCCGCCTCCTCCTCCTGCCCCGGACATGACTTTCAAGAAGGAGCCCGCGGCGCCGGCTGCGGCCTACCCCCCGCAGAGGAACTCCTGGGGATTTCTGCAGTCCCTGGTGAGCATCAAACAAGAGAAACCTACAGATCCGGAGGAGCAGCagcatcaccaccaccaccaccactatggAGGACTGTTTGCAGGGGCGGAGGAAAGACCTCCCGGCCTAGGAGGCGGGGAGGGGGGGAGCCACGGCGTCATCCAGGATCTGAGCCTTCTCCACCAGCATGGCCAGCACCCACCCCCCCAGCACCACCGGGACGTGTTACTCAGCAGTAGCAGGACAGATGACCACCACGGCAATGAGGAGCCAAAGCAGGACACTAATGTCAAAAAGGCAAAGAGGCCAAAGCCAGAATCTCAGGGAATCAAAGCCAAGCGGAAGCCAAGTGCTTCTTCTAAACCTTCTCTAGTTGGAGATGGAGAAGGTGCCATTCTTTCCCCAAGTCAGAAACCTCACATCTGTGAACACTGTAGTGCTGCCTTCAGGAGCTCCTACCACCTGCGCAGGCACGTCCTCATTCATACAGGAGAGAGACCTTTCCAGTGCAGTCAGTGTAGCATGGGTTTCATTCAGAAATACCTACTGCAAAGGCATGAGAAAATTCACAGTAGAGAGAAGCCATTTGGGTGTGATCAATGCAGCATGAAGTTCATTCAGAAGTACCATATGGAGAGACACAAGAGGACACATAGTGGAGAAAAGCCATACAAATGTGATACTTGTCAGCAGTATTTCTCAAGGACTGATAGATTGTTGAAGCACAGGCGCACATGTGGTGAAGCCATAGCTAAAGGAGCAGCTAGTGCAGAACCTGGGTCATCAAACCATAACAGTATGGGTAATCTGACTGTGTTGTCTCAGGGAAATACAAGTTcttcaaggagaaaaaataaatcaaaaagcTTATCTATTGAAAATAAGGAACATAAGACTGGTAAAGGAAATGAATCACAAATTGCAAATAATATCAACATGCAGAGTTACTCGGTAGAAATTCCTATTGTGTCTTCCAGTGGTGGCATAATTGGCGCTGGTATAGATGAATTACAAAAAAGGGTGCCAAAGTTGGTCTtcaaaaaaggaagcagaaaaaacacagacaaaaactACCTTAATTTTGTGTCACCATTACCAGATATAGTTGGACAGAAATCGCTGTCAGGGAAACCAAGTGGTTCTCTTGGCATAGTGTCCAATAGTAGTGTGGAGGCCATTAGTCTTCTCCAGAGTGCAGGTGGCAAGCAAGGCCAGATAAGTAGCAACTATGATGACGCCATgcagttttcaaagaaaagaagatatttacAAACTGCCAGTGGTAACAGTGCCTTTTCTATAAATGTTGGACACATGGCCTCCCAACAGTCTGTCATCCAGTCTGCAGGCGTGAGCGTTATGGATAACGAAGCGCCATTATCACTTATTGATTCCTCATCTCTAAACACTGAGATCAAGTCTTGTCATGACAAGTCTGGAATCCCTGATGAAGTCTTACAAAGCCTTTTGGACCAGTATTCCAGTAAATCTGAGGGGCAGAAAGAGGATCCTTTCAATATAACAGAACAACGAGTTGATTTACACCCCTCAGGAGAACATTCAGACATGGTCCAAGAGGAAAATTTGAGTCCAGGGAACCAGACACCTTCAAATGACAAAGCAAACATGTTGCAAGGATATTCCAAATACATTCAGCAAGCTTTTGAAAGATCAGCCAATAGCACTGGTTTTGCATTTGGACCCAGTTTCCAGTTCGTTAGTTTGTCTTCTACTCTTCACAACCACACTTTATTTCCAGATAAACAAATATACACTACATCTCCCCTGGAGTGTGGTTTCAGCCAATCTGTTACCTCAGTGTTGCCAACTACATTGCCAAAGCCTCCTTTTGGGATGTTGCTTGGATCTCAACCAGGTTTTTATTTATCTGCTTTGGAGGCCACCCATCAGCAGCTGACTCCATCACAGGAGCTAGATGATCTGATAGATCCACAGAAAAGCTTAGAGACTTCATCAAGCTACCAGTCTACATCTCAGAAATTGACTAGCCAGAAGGAACAGAAAAACTTAGAGTCCTCCACAAGCTTTCAGATTCCATCTCAGGAGTTAACTAGCCAGATAGATCCTCAGAAGGACATAGAGCCTAGAACAACGTATCAAATTGAGAACTTTGCACAAGCATTTGGTTCTCAGTTTAAGTCGGGCAGCAGGGTGCCAATGACCTTTATAACTAACTCTAATGGAGAAGTGGACCATAGAGTAAGGACTTCAGTGTCAGATTTCTCAGGGTATACAAATATGATGTCTGATGTAAGTGAGCCATGTAGTACAAGAGTAAAGACACCAACCAGCCAAAGTTACAGGTAA